In Erigeron canadensis isolate Cc75 chromosome 8, C_canadensis_v1, whole genome shotgun sequence, the DNA window AGCCCATGTCAAAGCGCTTGTGAAACTAGCATACAATCAAACAGTCAGATTCTTTCTCAATTTCCGAGTCTAATTTACAAGACATTAACTTAGGACACATGTATAATATATCACCTAGGCTATCCAATGATCCCGGACTGTGGATAATCAACACAGACTTTTGCCCTAGGAGGTTTCCAAACTGGATAATAACTACAACAAAATAGCAAGCCATGTAGGCAACTCACAGTTTAAACTATAAAGTGCAGTGGTAAAAAAATTTACCTCTGACCGCACCAGAAAGCATAGTGTTCATCTTTGCGATTAATACTAACAATACCTCCACAATGCAAACAAACAAAGCTAGTTCCATCAGAGAATGCGTCCATTATGACTTGCTTTCTTCCAGTCTCTGCTAATATAGATGTTCCAACAGCATCTTGTTCTGGGgattggttattgtaaaattgGGTTGGCTCTTGTATTTTAGGCAAAGCTTCAGCAATAGCACATTTGGCAAACAAAGAAGCCAACTCATCAGTAGCATTAGCTTCGTGTACCTTGTCCTTATACAGCTCTTTTGCTCTATTCAGAGCATGAATGGCAGCTGCTTCACCTCCAATCGCTCTCAAAGCCGCCACCACCTGTAAACAAggataaataattaaacaataTCCTCAAAACACCTATCTTAAGGCCACACTACCCCACATATAAGTACATAATGATATATTACAATTACTATATGCTGCTTAGAGCTGGCAAAATGGATGGCAGGGATGGTTCTGCAACGGGTTGAAATAGTAACACGTTCACTGCAGGTTGGGCCGTATCACGTCAAACCTCAAATACTTTTTTGatcatttattttaactttttgtaaCTAAAGTTAAAGCTATAAACCAATTATCATAGTAGCTAATATATGAAGTACACAAGTAATATGGAGGTTCTTAGCATTAAATTAAGCTTCGGACGACTCTCAGCACGTTTGATATATTCGACACATTCACCAGCTTCTTTTTGGCTAAACTTATTATCTAACCCAACTGACTCGTTTGATATCAATCATAATCCAATCGACCAGTCCTTCAGTAAATGAGGTCGAAATTGCAATCTCTATACTAACAGAGTAACAGTACATGGCATAGGTGGCTGAGGTTAGTACACTCTCACACTCATCAAACATAAAGAAGACAAGTCGTGGTTTTATTAAGCTTTCTACTTCTCCTCAAGTAACAAAATGAAAAGTGAGAATTTTCAGTCTATAAAAATGCAACAAACTGAAAGAAGTAATTAATATGATGATTATGCTgacattcaagaaaaaaaatgataagcATAGAACTACAAAACAAGAAACTGTTTTTTAACTCTACAACGTCATGTTTTACTTATCTATAGCCATATGAAGGGCATTTCATGGAGTAAGAATATTTTAAGTATCTCTGATTTTAAAGTTGACATATGTATAATATGCAGTTAGCCTATGAACCTTTTGTTCATGTAATGTATGACTATATTTCAATGAATTTTTCTGCATAATTATGAATATCGAATATATGTGAAATAGCATACAGATCAACAAATTTAAATAGCTAAAAGGGGTTACTTGTTTGTTCTGTTCATTTCACCTGTTTATCTCTGTTATTTAAGCCCTGCTCCTTAAAACTTTTTTCCCCgctatatgttaatttcttcttttttggcAAGACAAACACGTACACATTTATAACCATGTGATTTTTACACTTTCAATTGTCTCCAATGAAACTTGAGCTGACAACCTTAAGGTTGACGGGCCACCCAAAAGCTCTTTTATTGATCAGGGTAATCTCCACCACTTAAATGAGTTATCTCACCGGAATATGTTATCTCCACCACATTTATGACCATGTGATTCCATATATTAGTTTTTCGTACTAGTTTGCGTTTCCCGTACCGTATTGTACTGCGTTTCGGTACGGAGTGTACCGTACAAAAAACTTAGGTGCGTTCCCGTTTCCTGTGACTATGGTCCAAGACCTTACTTTTTAGTATTTTGCTTCAATTGTGTTGCGACAAACATTATTTTTCTAGTTTAGACACCACCCCGGTAACTCAGGGTTCAGGGGCTTGGAATGAGGTCAGCCCTCACACACATAACTTGGTCCTGGATAATGACCACTTTACGAAAATGATAATGTTTCACAGTATGAGAGACAGGACACTCCTTTTAGCGAACCCCAACTACCCAAGTCCAATGTGGAGCAGAAACCCCATATTTTCCTTCCTCGTATTGTCCTCTTGAATCGCTACAAACGTGGCCTAAGGGTCAAGTGTCTTGATAGAGGTCTCAAGTTAGGGCTTTTTGCGATTGCTTATTTATAAACAGTTTTTctgctagaaaaaaaaaaacaacaaataggTGCCCTATATAAAAAAGGGCTTATTCCTTATAAAATCAGCAAATAATCAGTTTCTTACAGAGTGTTTGTTATTGCTTACGGGCTTAAAAAAACAAGCAATAAGCAGAATAATAAACAACCTAAACACCTCGATGGTGACCATCTGGGTTACAGCTGGCCACCTGCCCCTAAAAAGCATTTTGGTGGGAATACCACCCAGGTTCGAATCCCTGCAAAAGCATATTCAACCAGCAAGGTTTACGAGGGTCGCTAGCTTGAGAGGAAAATTTTCGTTCTTGggcatttacccttttttaccTATTAgtctaataataaaacaaaaattatacaaatagtATTCACCTTTATGGcccaagaaaataaaagaaacaatttttttttaataaataaagagggatttgaatttgaaacatagaaaacaaacaattatataataaattgaaATAACATCTGTATTTGTAACATAAACAAAGAATTACCGCTTGAAGAGCTTGAGAAGGCTTGCCCTGATCAAAGTGTTGGCGAGCTAAACTCAGCAATCTTTTAGAAACTTCAAGTTGGCCGGAGGCATGTGGAAGCTCCGGCGAAGGTGCCGGAGATGTCATCGGAGCATCTGAATCCATCATATCAGTGTCCATTAACCCCAAACAAAagtgttgtgtgtgtgtgtgttaagtTTTGCGTATGACACCCAAACCAAAAGCAGAGGATGTTTCTAGTGATGTCATCGGgcttatttttgtttgtattcgTTTTTGTTGGACATAAATAAACACCTTTGAGGAAATAAACGACAGActagttatgattttttttttttttaaaaaaaaaaattatcacaaatcgtccctgtggtttgatCGATTCGCGTTTTTGAGCTATTAATCTTAAACTAGCAAACTCTACGTCTAAAAATATACCAATTAATCTTAAACTAGGATATGACAATCAATTGTTTTCGAGCTATTAAAGTTTGAGCTCCTTTGAATCAATGATGAGATTAACTATTTCATGTTTAAGTGAATCTCGAACTGAGTTATTGAATTCgagtaaatatataatcaaacttAAATAAGAGAATTTTTGGCTAGGCTCTAAAAGATCATTTAAATGTTTATAAAGTGAGTCGAACGAGCTTTATGAGCTAACTCTACATGATTAAATATATTCtttatatatcatgttaatATGGAGATTGAAAATACACTGTTAAAATGAGTTACATGATTAAAAATACTCtttatatatcatgttaatATGGAGATTGGAAATATACTGATAAAatgagttttatatataatatctgtTTATACATGATCACAAAGGAGATTATTCGAGCTTGAGTTCAAGTAATTAGACAGTCTATCGAATTCAAGACCTTAAATTAAATATAgctaaataaaagtttaaaaaataataaacaactATCAAGCTCGAAtgcattttaaatatttatacgaGCTAGAGCTTGATCCGGATAATAAATAAACGAACAAACCTAAAATCTCTGAAACTCTGCTCGACTCGACTACT includes these proteins:
- the LOC122580020 gene encoding uncharacterized protein LOC122580020, which encodes MDTDMMDSDAPMTSPAPSPELPHASGQLEVSKRLLSLARQHFDQGKPSQALQAVVAALRAIGGEAAAIHALNRAKELYKDKVHEANATDELASLFAKCAIAEALPKIQEPTQFYNNQSPEQDAVGTSILAETGRKQVIMDAFSDGTSFVCLHCGGIVSINRKDEHYAFWCGQR